The genomic interval GTCCGACCTGTCGGTGATCTCGGCCTGGGCACATCATAGAAGCGAAGAGGAGTGCTCGAATGGCGAACGGTGAGCTGAAGGCCGTGCAACGCAGGCCTGCGAATAGGACCCGCAGGGAGTGGCTTCTGGACGCGATCGCCTTCGCCTCGATGTTCGCCTCTGTTATCGGCCTCATGTCCGTGACCTATGTGATGTCAGTCAATACCGCGTACACCTTTCTCGCGGACCCTGCCGGAAGAGAGAGGTTCTCGTCGATGTACCGGTCCTTCTTGCCAGCACTCGCGGCATACATGGGCATCGCCGTAGTCCTCGCCGTCGTACTGTGGATAACCATGTTGTTGGACTGCGTGCGGGCAATCTCGCTGGGCAAAGGGCGTCGCTACGTCATATGGATGGTGATTCTGGTCCTGCTGCACGTCAGCGCGGCATGGCTTTACTACCTGATCGAACGCAGGCCGCGCCGTCTCGCGCGCGCCGACTTCGCATCGTAACAGGAGTTCCCGGAGGAGGCGAAAGCGAGAAGCGCGCCGCCAAGACCAGGAAACAAGGCCATTTCCATTTCGGGGGACATATGACTTAATCAAGGAAGAGCTGCCTGCTGGTTAGGAGATTATGGTGTGTGTCCCCCGAATCCCCCCGAATTCCCCCTTCGGTCTCGAACCGTCTCTCTCCGGTGTTCCACGGCCGTACGGGGAGATTTCCGCGCAGCCAGCGACGGGAGGCGAAATAGCGACTGTGACAGTGGCTCACAGCGGGGTGTGTTTCAGCGTCGTCAACACGTCAACGAGGCAGGCGATACTGGCAAAGAGTCCGGTGCGCACACCCGCGGGACGGTCCTGGCGGCGTCCGCCCAGTTCCAGGTTGAGGATGCCGCCATAGCCGGCGGAGCGTAGCGCCCGCAGCACAGACGCGAGCGGCACCCGTCCCTCAGTCAGCGGGGCATGAGTCGCGCCGTCGGCGTCCAGGTCGTGGATATGCGTGTGGATGACCCGGCGGAGGAACGCATCGGGGGGGACAAGCATCATCACGCCCTGGCGGACATTGGAAAAGGCGTGGCCGAAATCCCAGCAGAACCCGACGTGCGGGTGGCCAATGCGAGCGTGCATGGAGAGCAGGCGCCGGTAGCTGACGCTGGGATCGTTGCCGCCTTTCGCTCGGTTCAGCTCCACGGCCACCCGCAGTGGCAGCCCCTGCTCCCCAGCATCGTGCAGCAGCTCGCGGACGGCGCGGATGGTCCGCGCAGCTAGGGCGTCCGTCGGCTCCTCCAGCGACTTGTAACTGTGCATGGTGACGATCGCATCTCGGCCCTGCTGCGCCATCTCCCGGCAGAGCGCCACCAGCGCGGGGTAGAGTGCCGCGGGCGTGGACGCGGGCAGCTCGCCATGAATGGTGAGGATACCCCCGGCATGCCACACTTGACGCGCGGCGGCCAACGCCAGCGCGGGGTCCGTGTGCGGGCCGACGGCGCGCAGCTCGATGGCTGTCACCCCCGCCTGCCGCAGTGCGGCAAGGGCGGTCGCGGGGTCGCCCAGCGCGCCGGTGAGCAGTTCGTCGGGTTCCCCGGCGACATAGGCGGGCGGCAGCGACACCCCGATTCTCACAGCCCCATCTCTTCTCCCACCTCGGGCGCGCGCAACGGCACGTTGGGCGCGAGAGCGCCCCAGCACGATCGCACCAACGCGACATGGCGCCGATGCCAGAGGTCGTCGGTCGCGCGGGAGAATTCGTACAGGTGCGCCAGCACCACCGCCCGCGGGGCGCACGCGCGCAGGTAATCACAGAAGGCGTCAAGCAGCGGCGGGACCGAGTCCCCCGCACATCCGCGCCCCAGCCAGAGATGGGCGAAGAGGAGATCCACGGGGCCAAGTTGCCGGATCTCCGGCACGCCATAGTCACGCACGTCGCCGGGGAAGAGCCAACGCTGGCCGTCCACCTCCACCAGGTAGCCGGTGGCGTCCAGGCCGCAGAGTTGTCCGTCCGCCTGCCGGTACCAATGCCACCCGGGAAAGGGGAGCACGCCGATACCATCGAGCTCAAGGCGCTGGCCGTGCTGGGCGACGATTAGTTGTTTCTCATGCGGGTTGGCGTGGGCCCGCACGGTGGCAAGCATATGCTCGGGCACAACGAAGCGCACTCCGCTGCTGCGCAAGGCGGCCAGCAGGCGATAGTCTACGTGATCGTCATGGTCGTGGGTCAAGAGCAGGAACGACAGGTCCGCCAGTACCTCCATCGGCAACTCGCCAGGCAGGTCGGGCAGCAGCCGGGACGCGGGTATCACCGGATCGAGCGCCCACCGCACCCCGTGGGTGGTGAACAGATAGCTGGCGGCATACATCAGCCACCCCATCATCGCGCGCGGCGGCTGCCGCCATGTCGCCAACATGCGCTGCCAGCGCGTGGGATACTCGCGGAAGAAACGGACCCTGGCCTCCGCGATCAGGCGCGCATCTTCCTGCGCGGGCGTCAGCGCAACCGTCTCGCCCGGCAATAGGGCGTTGTCATACATGGCAGACCCCTTCTCCCGCACCGAGCTCACCTCCTTCAGGATGCGTCCGTCGCATTCTGCATTCCGGGTGCATTCTGGGGACCCACGACTCAGAGCCTGTTTCAAGACTGCTTCCCCCTTGGGGTGTCATTCCGAGCGAAGCGAGGAATCTGCCTCCCAGAGGAGACCCTTCGCTGCCGCTCAGGGTGACAGTCAGCCCGGGTTTTGAAACAGCCTCTTGATCATTGACAGGGAGCACTGATAGTAGTACAAGTGGGCCATGCTCCGCATCGCCCGTATCGTCGCGCCAGGGGTGGCGCATCACGTCACTCAGCGCGGCAAACCGGGGCCGAGAAGGAAGTAAGACCTGCCTGCCGGTTAGGAGATTACGGTATGTGCCCCGGGATTGAAGCAGGGGGAATGGGGGACGTGCAGGAGGTGCTGCACCTGCATGATCTTGCAGAGGTGACGGAATGGCGGGCCACGTTCACGACCGGGTCGGGTCCTCGCGCCAGTTGCGACGAGACAGGCGAATCACGTTGTTGCTCATCATCGCGTGCGTCCTGGTCGTGGGGCTTCTCTATCTGGGCGTCTGGATCGCCGATGCGATCGTCAAGCGGGTTACCGCCTACCCGAAGGAATTCGATCGTGTTCACGTGGGCATGAAAGTGGACGAGGTCGCACGGGCTGTTGGTCAGCCCGAGGAGACCTATGGCCACGACGATTGGCCGACCAGATACATCACGCGCGACCGCCTGAGGACTCTTTTCGCACGCCGTGACATTGAGCGGGTATGCTTGTATGCGACGCCCAATTGGGGAATGTACGTGTTTTTCGACGCCGGCGGCATTGCTCGGGAAGTCATCATATTCAGTCCAGACTAAAGGCGGTTTCTGAGGTAGCATCGCAAGATGCGTTTCGACGTGCTGTTGGCTATAGCAGTCCTGGGTGGCATCGCATTCGTCGTTCTGCTGCCCCTGGTCTATGCTGTCAGCGTGTTTCGTCGGATGGCACGACAGCCAGGAAGACTTCTGATGAAGCTATTGCTCGCCGCGGCAATAGTTGCGTGGAGCGTATGGCTCGGCTCCAGCGTGGGCGCTTTCATCGCAAGGATCTACACGGAGGAGACCATTACGCGGCCACCGACTCGCCAGAGCGCGGTTCCTGCGCTAGACCATCGCTGATATGGAGATGGCCCTAGCGGTCGCGCAGTACACCCTGGCGCCGGAAACATACGGGGCGCGCGTCCCGCAACTGCGAGCCTATTGACGACAAGTGCACCATGGGAGACCGCTGGCGATGAACCTGAGAATCCGCGATGGTCGCGACTGGGCGTTTATCAACGGCGCGTGGAGCGAAGACGCCTGGGGGTGCATCTCTCCGCCGGACACGCCGGACCATCACGCCCTGGCGTTCTATCTGCCGCAGGCGTTCGCGGACGCGACCGTGGAGTTCGAGTTCCTGGCGAGCTATCGCGAGACCGGCGCCGGCGATGTCGGGGTCATCCTGCGCGCCCAAGCTGCCAATCACTACTATTGGGTCAGCTTCCCGTGGTGCGGCCAGCAGACGCGCGCGCGCCACTTCTGGGCGGCGATCTCCCGGGTTGACGAATCGGGCTACATCCGCAACCTCAAGCTGGCGCTGATCCCCGGCGTGCTCAGCGAGACCGAGCGCTGGTACCGGGCGCGAGTAGAATGCGTGGGCGGCGCCATCCGCCTGTGGGTTGACGACCGCCCCGGGCCGGTGGTGACCGACCTCGCCGCCGCCCCCGGGCGCATCGGCTTCGCCGGGTATGGGGGCTTCGCGCTGCGCAACCTGCGCGTCAGCGGCGATGCGGCGCCGGCACCTGCATGGGACGAGACCGCCCCGGCCGGTCGGGGCAACTGGTTTCACCCGGCGCCGGGCATCGGCGGCGAACAAACCCTGCCTTCGCTTTGTCGGGCGCCGAGGGGCGACCTGCTGTTGGCGATCCCGGCCACCCGCGCCGAGCGCACGTTCATCGTGCGGTCACGCGATAACGGGCATTCCTGGGGCGAACCGGTGGAGCTGCCGGCCGCGCTGCACTGGGGCGTCGTGCACGCAACCAAGAGCGGTCGGCTGCTGCTGCAGGCGGTCCACGCCGAGCCCCGCCGCATCCTGATGGCGGAATCGCACGATGACGGGCGCACGTGGTCTGAACCCACGGCCGCCAAGCTGAGCGGCGACTGGCCCGCCGACCCGCCGCAGCTTCATGCCTACGGTGCGCTGCTGGAGCTGCCGGACGGCGCCCTGGTGCGGCTCCTGACCGGCAGGCTGGCGCGCGCCGCGGACCGGGAGGTGATGCAGTGGGGAGCCATGGAGGCGCAGGCGTTCGCCATTCGCTCGACCGACGGCGGCGCCACGTGGTCCGCGCCCGCGAACCTCGATCGCTTCGTCTGGCGGGGACAGGCGGGCGCGGCGGAGAGTTGCCTCGACCTCTCGGAACCGGTGGGAGCGGTGCTTGATGACGGGCGCATCATCTGCTACATCCGCCCCATCTACTCCCCGTGGATGTGGGAGACCCACTCCGATGACGGCGGGCAGACCTGGTCCTCGGCGCGGCGCGCACCCTTTCCCGGGTACGCCGCCTGCATGACGCGCACCAAGTCCGGGGCCGCGCTGGTGGCACACCGCTTCCCCGGCCACACCATCCATCTCAGCCACGACGGCGGCCGCACCTGGGATGAGGGGACGACGGTGGACTTCCCGGTATGGGCGATGGGGGCGCTGCTGGAGGTCGAGCCGGAGGTGGTGCTGTTCGTCTACATGGACGCGAAACCGGAGCGGCTGCGCGCGCAGCGCATCCGCGTCACCGCGCAGGGGCTCGAGCCGCTCCCGGTCGAGGGGCAAGCCGCACCTGACCGTACTTACTGAAAGATCAACTGCTCCACCTGCGGCGGCAGTTGCGAGGAGAAGTCCAGCAGGTGCCGGCGTTACATCGGCGCTTGCGCGCGAAGAGGTTTGGTCTTCGCACCGCCGAAATGTGTTTGCAGCCACGCGCGCGCCGCGGCCCAGCCGCGGCGCGCGGCATGATCCGGAGCTTGCGGAGCGCGTTGCCCGGCAGGCCGGCAACCGAAAGGAGTCACCCAGTTGTCCGACGCGAGAGAAACGCAGAAGCCAGGTCCCGATGTCGTGTACTTGGTGCCTGGTTTTCACAGCGACGCAGTGTGGCTTGAAGATCAACGCGACTACGCCGTGTCGCTGTTGGGAGACGTACGACAGAATCTTGAGATCTGCCGCGTCGATCCCCACTACGGCGTGTTCCTGCACGAGCTGTCGTACTTGAAGCCCTACTATGACACTCACCCCGAGGAGCGCGGGCTCATCCGCGATCTGGTGCGTCAGGGGCGCATTGGCACGGGCGGTTCCTACAACCAGCCCGCCGAGAAGCTGATCAGCGCCGAGGGCATCATCCGCAATATCATCTACGGGCGCCTCTATCACGAGCGCGTCCTCGGCGACGAGCCGCTGGTGTACGCCCCGTGGGACGTCTTCGGCCACTGCGCGCAGCTATCGCAGATCCTGGCGCAATCGCGCTTTCTCGGCTGCTGCTGGTCGAAGCCCATCTCTGGGTTTTACCCGTTATTCTGGCACCGCGCGCCGGACGGCACCCGGCTGCTGATGCGGCGCCTGGGCTACGGCTACCGGACGCAGGGGCAGGATGACCTGCGGGATCGCATCAGCAAGCAGTGCACCGAACTCACAGCGTACGGGCTCAATTGCGACGTGCGGCTCGACGCCAACGACTTCAAGCCCCCCACCGCGTGGATGGCGGGGTTGACGGGGGGTCTGCGCGAAGGCACGCCCAGCATCCGGGTGAGCGGCTCGGGGCAGAGCAAGTTCATGCTCGACGCCCACCGGCGCATCCGCGAGCAGGGCCTGCGCATACCGGAGACAGCGCGGGACATGGAGTACCATCATCAGGGCACCGCCATCACGCGCGTCCAGTTCAAGATCGGCAACCGCATGGCCGAGAACGCGATCGTCAATGCGGAGAAATTCGGCGCTTTCGCCGCCGCCCTCGGCGCGACCTATCCCGAACTCGCGCTGGACAAGGCGTGGCGGCAGCTCCTGTTCAACCAGCACCACGACGCGATCACCGGTCCCTGCTGTGACCGCGCATACCTCGACCTCATGGCCGCCTACCGCGAGTCGCTGGAGCTGGCCGCGGAAGCGCTCGACTCGGCGCTGAGGTACATCGGCTCGCTGGTGGACACCGCCGCGCCCGCACCGGCGGCCGACGCGCTGCCGCTGGCGGTGTTCAACCCGCTCAACTGGGCCCGAACCGATGTCTGCCGGGTGACGGTGGAGCTGCCGGCGGGGTGGAAGGGCTTCGCGCTGCGCACCGCCGAGGGCCGGGAGGTGGCGGTCGAACTGCTGGCGACCGCGAAGCGGCGGCGACGCCTGCAGGCCGACCTCCGTTTCATCGCGGCTGACATCCCGTCCCTAGGCTACCGCCTGTTCTACGTGACGCCGGCGCCGGAGATGCCGCCGCCGCCGGTGACGAAGCGGGGCGCGATGATCGAGAACGAGTTCTTCCGCGTGCGCGTGGATGCCGATCACGGCGGCATCGTCAGTCTCTACGACAAGCAGGCGCGTCGCGAGGTGCTGGATACGTCGCGCGGCCCCGGCAACGAGATCGTGGCCCTGGCTGAAGATCCGGCGCGCCGCGAACCCCCGTGGGAGGTGTGGACCACCGGCCCCCGGTGGTGCTCGCGCGACTACGAGGCGCAGGTGGAGCTGCGCGCGGGCGCGGTGAGCAGTGCGCTGGTCATCAAGGGGGCGATGAAGGACTGCCGGCGCGAGCAGGAGATCACCCTCTACCCGGGCCTGGCGCGCATTGACTGCGTCACGCGGCTGGTGGACTATCGCGGCCAGCATGACCTGTTCGTGGTGACCTTCCCCTCGGGGCTGCAAGGGGTGGAACCGATATTCGAGGAGCGCTGCGCGGTGGTGACCCGCAAGGCGAGCAAAAGCGTCTTCGATTTTCGCACCCAGGCGCAGAACAACCTGTCGGAGTGCGGACTGCGCGCGGCCTACCAGTGGTTCGCTCACGGCTCCTGCGCGCGCCTGCGCATGGGAACCAAGGGCACTGCCAACTCCGCGTCATTCACCCTGGGCATGGTCGCGCTGGTCATCCCCCACGGGGACGCGGTCGAGGACCAGGCATACGCCCTGGCGGGAAAGCTCATCAGCAAGGGCGTGTTCTGCACGCCGCTGTTCGATGACGGCGACCGCCAGCACCGCGGCGTCTCCGTCCCCCAGGACCTGACCGTGCAGGAGGAGCTCAACGCCGACCTGCCGTGGGGGACGAGCTTCCGCGTCGCGCTCGACATCAAGGGCGACAATCACTACGCGAGGGGGCTGATCAACCGGCTCTCCGATCACGCGAAGGGCGGCTTCCGCAAGCGGCGCGACCAGGCGGGCCACGCGTTCGTGTTCGTGCTCGACGACGAGGTCCCGGAAGGGTGGCCGGCGCTGCCGGTGCTGATCCTGTCGGCGCAGGGTGCGGATGATCTGCGCCGCGGCCTCGATTACATGATGCGCGATTTCGCGGCGACGGCGGATATCAACCTGCCGGCGAACGTCAACGCCTCGGGCTCCCGCCAGCAGGTGGACGACTACACCCTG from Armatimonadota bacterium carries:
- a CDS encoding twin-arginine translocase subunit TatC, which encodes MANGELKAVQRRPANRTRREWLLDAIAFASMFASVIGLMSVTYVMSVNTAYTFLADPAGRERFSSMYRSFLPALAAYMGIAVVLAVVLWITMLLDCVRAISLGKGRRYVIWMVILVLLHVSAAWLYYLIERRPRRLARADFAS
- a CDS encoding TIM barrel protein; translated protein: MRIGVSLPPAYVAGEPDELLTGALGDPATALAALRQAGVTAIELRAVGPHTDPALALAAARQVWHAGGILTIHGELPASTPAALYPALVALCREMAQQGRDAIVTMHSYKSLEEPTDALAARTIRAVRELLHDAGEQGLPLRVAVELNRAKGGNDPSVSYRRLLSMHARIGHPHVGFCWDFGHAFSNVRQGVMMLVPPDAFLRRVIHTHIHDLDADGATHAPLTEGRVPLASVLRALRSAGYGGILNLELGGRRQDRPAGVRTGLFASIACLVDVLTTLKHTPL
- a CDS encoding MBL fold metallo-hydrolase, with translation MYDNALLPGETVALTPAQEDARLIAEARVRFFREYPTRWQRMLATWRQPPRAMMGWLMYAASYLFTTHGVRWALDPVIPASRLLPDLPGELPMEVLADLSFLLLTHDHDDHVDYRLLAALRSSGVRFVVPEHMLATVRAHANPHEKQLIVAQHGQRLELDGIGVLPFPGWHWYRQADGQLCGLDATGYLVEVDGQRWLFPGDVRDYGVPEIRQLGPVDLLFAHLWLGRGCAGDSVPPLLDAFCDYLRACAPRAVVLAHLYEFSRATDDLWHRRHVALVRSCWGALAPNVPLRAPEVGEEMGL
- a CDS encoding sialidase family protein, with product MNLRIRDGRDWAFINGAWSEDAWGCISPPDTPDHHALAFYLPQAFADATVEFEFLASYRETGAGDVGVILRAQAANHYYWVSFPWCGQQTRARHFWAAISRVDESGYIRNLKLALIPGVLSETERWYRARVECVGGAIRLWVDDRPGPVVTDLAAAPGRIGFAGYGGFALRNLRVSGDAAPAPAWDETAPAGRGNWFHPAPGIGGEQTLPSLCRAPRGDLLLAIPATRAERTFIVRSRDNGHSWGEPVELPAALHWGVVHATKSGRLLLQAVHAEPRRILMAESHDDGRTWSEPTAAKLSGDWPADPPQLHAYGALLELPDGALVRLLTGRLARAADREVMQWGAMEAQAFAIRSTDGGATWSAPANLDRFVWRGQAGAAESCLDLSEPVGAVLDDGRIICYIRPIYSPWMWETHSDDGGQTWSSARRAPFPGYAACMTRTKSGAALVAHRFPGHTIHLSHDGGRTWDEGTTVDFPVWAMGALLEVEPEVVLFVYMDAKPERLRAQRIRVTAQGLEPLPVEGQAAPDRTY
- a CDS encoding glycoside hydrolase family 38 C-terminal domain-containing protein, which produces MSDARETQKPGPDVVYLVPGFHSDAVWLEDQRDYAVSLLGDVRQNLEICRVDPHYGVFLHELSYLKPYYDTHPEERGLIRDLVRQGRIGTGGSYNQPAEKLISAEGIIRNIIYGRLYHERVLGDEPLVYAPWDVFGHCAQLSQILAQSRFLGCCWSKPISGFYPLFWHRAPDGTRLLMRRLGYGYRTQGQDDLRDRISKQCTELTAYGLNCDVRLDANDFKPPTAWMAGLTGGLREGTPSIRVSGSGQSKFMLDAHRRIREQGLRIPETARDMEYHHQGTAITRVQFKIGNRMAENAIVNAEKFGAFAAALGATYPELALDKAWRQLLFNQHHDAITGPCCDRAYLDLMAAYRESLELAAEALDSALRYIGSLVDTAAPAPAADALPLAVFNPLNWARTDVCRVTVELPAGWKGFALRTAEGREVAVELLATAKRRRRLQADLRFIAADIPSLGYRLFYVTPAPEMPPPPVTKRGAMIENEFFRVRVDADHGGIVSLYDKQARREVLDTSRGPGNEIVALAEDPARREPPWEVWTTGPRWCSRDYEAQVELRAGAVSSALVIKGAMKDCRREQEITLYPGLARIDCVTRLVDYRGQHDLFVVTFPSGLQGVEPIFEERCAVVTRKASKSVFDFRTQAQNNLSECGLRAAYQWFAHGSCARLRMGTKGTANSASFTLGMVALVIPHGDAVEDQAYALAGKLISKGVFCTPLFDDGDRQHRGVSVPQDLTVQEELNADLPWGTSFRVALDIKGDNHYARGLINRLSDHAKGGFRKRRDQAGHAFVFVLDDEVPEGWPALPVLILSAQGADDLRRGLDYMMRDFAATADINLPANVNASGSRQQVDDYTLAIANLGNIMTSIEADNTMVLGLMHTSPWGATPWGRDRLPFFIVPEHKTHVYPYALCPSAGDWRAARAYRVGYEFNNPLLAVALAQHGGALPAAMSFLTVEGDNLIVTAVKRHGNPAGAFEGRAPVEDPGVTVRLYEATGSPVSLRLGWFAPLGEAWQTNLLEERERPLAPCGERGTCVGDDAGPFSIKTYNLRGGAPVVRGEACSLGRETEPVQPLHIRYWDHNLGEAPLGNAPVSVVLEGAVKTGIHIRQGGVTINTLKVAVCNNYLDQRISGRVELVVPEGWKTVPAHVDYDLGANEHMTQEVVLCFTSDRRSGLVKARLAHRGQVYQDVIEVGEAPRIEWEVSRRGGRVEARLKNVGADAVEGGVVLIGPMETWGRAAAPLALAESSPPVQGFALGPGEEASYRFALAPVLGQPKLPDYWAVVKIFYHGHVDYKCVSGAHVEA